In Cyprinus carpio isolate SPL01 chromosome A1, ASM1834038v1, whole genome shotgun sequence, the following proteins share a genomic window:
- the LOC109090887 gene encoding fibroblast growth factor 8b, whose translation MRLNSSWLGYILLQFITLCFYTQMTMQSVSLPNFKHHVTEQSRLSDRMSRRLTRTYQLYSRTSGKHVQVLGNKRVNANGEDGDIHAKLVVETDTFGSRVRIRGAKTAYYICMNKRGKLIGRRKGRGRDCIFTEIVLENNYTALQNAKYKGWYMAFTRKGRPRKAMQTQQHQREAHFMKRLPRGHLLTEQKPFDLIPYPPNKRTKHHQRTSVN comes from the exons ATGAGGCTGAACTCATCGTGGTTAGGTTACAT attactTCAATTTATCACCCTGTGTTTTTACACTCAG atgACGATGCAGTCCGTCTCTTTACCCAATTTTAAGCACCATGTAACGGAGCAGAGTCGTCTGTCGGACAGGATGAGTCGGAGATTAACAAGGACTTATCAGCTCTATAGCCGGACTAGTGGTAAACATGTACAAGTCCTGGGCAATAAGAGAGTCAACGCCAACGGCGAGGATGGAGATATTCATG CTAAACTTGTTGTGGAAACCGACACATTTGGAAGCCGGGTTCGAATCAGAGGAGCAAAAACAGCCTACTACATTTGCATGAACAAGAGAGGCAAGCTTATTGGACGG AGGAAGGGCCGTGGAAGGGACTGTATATTCACAGAGATTGTTCTGGAAAATAACTACACGGCTTTGCAGAACGCTAAGTACAAAGGCTGGTACATGGCCTTTACACGCAAGGGGCGACCTAGGAAAGCCATGCAGACCCAGCAGCATCAGCGAGAGGCCCATTTCATGAAACGTCTTCCTCGAGGACACCTGTTAACAGAACAGAAGCCTTTTGATTTAATCCCATATCCCCCTAACAAGAGGACTAAGCACCATCAGCGCACAAGCGTGAATTGA
- the LOC109090889 gene encoding transcription factor LBX1b, translated as MTTTKVVKVCEAMESRGLNPLDHLPPPASSNKPLTPFSIADILSKPTVKRTPRIYRLPASERPRQSITISRQTLITQTSPLCALQELASKTFKCLELGVLQAAEGRDGLTLFGQRDSPKKRRKSRTAFTNHQLYELEKRFHQQKYLSPADRDQIAHQLGLTNAQVITWFQNRRAKLKRDLEELKADVESVRSTGVVPLDKIAKLADLERCAVGATGHPGSEGSPRLGHEYKSAHKLCLSPMSSLSDHTSQDYSEDEDVEIDVDV; from the exons ATGACGACCACCAAAGTTGTCAAAGTCTGTGAGGCTATGGAGAGCCGTGGGCTGAACCCCCTGGACCACCTTCCACCACCCGCGAGCTCCAACAAGCCATTAACCCCCTTCAGCATCGCAGACATCCTCAGCAAACCGACTGTCAAACGAACTCCCAGGATTTACCGGCTTCCAGCATCAGAGAGACCCCGGCAGAGCATCACTATATCACGGCAGACTCTCATCACTCAAACATCGCCTCTGTGTGCTCTTCAGGAACTGGCCAGCAAAACGTTCAAATGTCTCGAATTAGGTGTACTACAAGCAGCAGAAG GAAGGGATGGGCTGACTCTGTTTGGTCAAAGGGACAGTCCCAAAAAGCGTCGAAAATCTAGAACGGCCTTCACAAACCACCAGTTATATGAACTAGAGAAAAGGTTTCACCAACAGAAATACCTGTCACCTGCCGACAGAGACCAAATTGCCCATCAGCTGGGGCTGACAAATGCGCAGGTCATAACCTGGTTCCAGAATCGACGTGCGAAACTAAAGCGAGATCTGGAGGAGCTGAAAGCGGACGTGGAGTCGGTCAGATCCACAGGTGTAGTGCCTCTGGATAAAATCGCTAAACTGGCCGATCTGGAGAGGTGCGCGGTTGGAGCCACGGGGCATCCTGGGTCTGAGGGCTCGCCACGGCTGGGTCACGAGTACAAGAGCGCGCACAAATTATGTCTGTCCCCCATGTCGTCTCTCTCAGACCACACAAGTCAAGACTACTCCGAGGACGAGGATGTGGAAATAGACGTCGATGTCTGA